The following are from one region of the Salicibibacter kimchii genome:
- a CDS encoding type III pantothenate kinase, whose protein sequence is MILVIDIGNTHIVFGVYEEQHLLNDWRISTDHDRTEDEYGVLLCTLLENKQIAVEKIEGVIISSVAPSLMFAFEHMAQKYFKQTPMIVGPGIKTGLNILYDNPRDVGADRIVNAVAAVEAYGTPLVIVDFGTATTFCFIDEKGNYVGGAIAPGITISTDALYTHASKLPHIEIATPQSVVGQNTTHAMQSGIFYGYIGQVDGIVNRMKAQAVKEPTVIATGGPSELIGQSAASIDTVDAYLTLKGLKMIYDKNK, encoded by the coding sequence ATGATTCTTGTTATAGATATAGGGAATACACATATTGTTTTTGGGGTATACGAGGAGCAGCACCTGTTGAACGATTGGCGAATTTCAACGGATCACGACAGAACCGAGGATGAATATGGCGTATTACTATGCACGCTCCTTGAAAATAAGCAGATTGCCGTTGAAAAGATTGAAGGAGTGATCATATCGTCCGTCGCTCCCTCGCTCATGTTCGCATTTGAACATATGGCTCAGAAATATTTTAAGCAAACGCCCATGATCGTTGGTCCAGGCATCAAAACGGGGTTAAACATTTTGTATGACAATCCGCGTGACGTTGGTGCTGACCGTATTGTTAATGCAGTAGCAGCCGTTGAAGCATATGGAACCCCTCTCGTCATCGTTGACTTCGGGACAGCTACGACCTTTTGTTTTATCGATGAAAAAGGAAATTACGTAGGAGGGGCGATCGCCCCCGGGATTACAATATCAACAGATGCCTTGTACACCCACGCGTCCAAGTTGCCGCATATTGAAATTGCAACGCCCCAATCCGTTGTTGGTCAAAATACCACGCACGCGATGCAATCGGGAATTTTCTATGGATATATTGGACAGGTTGACGGAATCGTTAATCGGATGAAGGCACAAGCAGTAAAAGAACCAACGGTGATTGCCACAGGGGGACCGTCGGAATTAATCGGCCAATCCGCTGCTTCGATTGATACCGTTGATGCATATTTGACGCTAAAAGGATTGAAGATGATCTATGATAAAAATAAATAA
- the hslO gene encoding Hsp33 family molecular chaperone HslO: MQDYLIKATAFEQQVRVYATITTNMVNEAVRRHQAYPTASAALGRTMTVSTMMGAMMSGDDKLTVKVEGDGPLGPVIVDSTAQGNTRGYVYNPKVHFELNRFGKLDVARAVGHSGHIAVAKDLGMKETFTSHSPIVSGELGEDFTYYFTTSEQVPSSVGLGVLVDTDHSVLAAGGFIVQVLPETEEEVIDHMEKQIDAAPPISKLIERGYNPERIIETVTGGDYQLLENMPVQFKCSCSKERIGRAMVGLGSEEIQSMITEDHGADTECHFCHAHYQFSAEDLMQLKEEALAQEKQGER, translated from the coding sequence TTGCAAGATTATCTTATAAAAGCAACAGCTTTTGAACAACAAGTGCGCGTATACGCGACGATAACGACTAATATGGTGAACGAGGCTGTTCGACGTCACCAAGCTTATCCTACGGCTTCGGCCGCACTTGGCCGGACGATGACCGTCTCCACGATGATGGGAGCGATGATGAGCGGGGACGACAAACTTACGGTAAAAGTGGAAGGGGACGGCCCGCTTGGCCCGGTCATCGTCGATAGCACGGCCCAAGGAAATACAAGAGGATATGTGTATAATCCCAAGGTTCATTTTGAATTAAATCGTTTTGGCAAACTTGATGTTGCCCGTGCGGTTGGACATAGTGGACATATAGCTGTTGCCAAAGATCTAGGTATGAAAGAAACGTTTACCAGTCATTCCCCTATTGTCTCGGGGGAATTGGGAGAAGATTTCACGTATTACTTCACAACGTCGGAACAAGTGCCTTCCTCTGTCGGGCTAGGTGTTCTTGTTGATACGGACCATTCTGTTTTAGCTGCAGGAGGATTTATCGTACAAGTTTTACCCGAAACAGAAGAAGAAGTCATCGATCATATGGAGAAACAAATTGATGCTGCTCCGCCAATCTCCAAATTAATTGAACGAGGGTACAACCCGGAACGTATCATTGAAACGGTCACAGGCGGAGATTATCAACTTTTGGAAAACATGCCTGTGCAGTTTAAATGTTCATGTTCAAAGGAGCGTATTGGACGTGCGATGGTCGGGTTGGGAAGCGAGGAAATCCAATCGATGATCACGGAAGATCATGGCGCAGACACGGAATGTCATTTTTGCCATGCCCATTATCAATTTAGCGCTGAGGATTTAATGCAATTGAAAGAAGAAGCGTTGGCTCAGGAGAAACAAGGGGAAAGGTAA
- the cysK gene encoding cysteine synthase A, protein MSKVVHSITELIGDTPLVKVNRLTGEDDADVYVKLEFYNPGSSVKDRIALAMIERAEEEGELNPGDTIIEATSGNTGIGLAMVAAAKGYRSLLVMPDTMSQERRNLLKAYGAELVLTPGAEGMGGAIRKTNELAEEKGYFVPEQFENQANVDIHRETTGRELLEQVDGQIDAFVAGIGTGGTITGAGRLLKEHYPNLKNIAVEPADAPVLSGGEKGPHKIQGIGAGFVPGILDTEIYDEIATATTEQSFEYARRAAREEGILGGISSGAALYVALEEAKKQGKGKKVVAVIPSNGERYLSTPLYQFDDE, encoded by the coding sequence ATGAGCAAAGTGGTCCATTCCATCACTGAATTAATTGGGGACACCCCTCTCGTGAAGGTAAATCGACTAACGGGAGAGGACGATGCCGATGTCTATGTAAAGCTTGAATTTTACAACCCGGGAAGTTCTGTGAAAGACCGTATCGCCTTGGCCATGATTGAAAGGGCTGAAGAGGAAGGGGAGCTAAACCCCGGGGACACGATTATAGAAGCGACCAGTGGAAATACAGGTATAGGGCTCGCGATGGTTGCTGCTGCCAAAGGGTACCGCTCCCTTCTTGTCATGCCGGACACAATGAGTCAGGAACGCCGTAACTTGTTAAAAGCATACGGTGCCGAGCTCGTGCTCACACCCGGAGCCGAGGGAATGGGCGGAGCCATCCGTAAAACCAATGAATTGGCAGAAGAAAAGGGTTATTTTGTACCGGAGCAGTTTGAGAATCAGGCCAACGTGGATATTCATCGGGAAACGACGGGCCGGGAATTGCTTGAACAAGTGGACGGGCAAATCGATGCATTCGTAGCCGGGATAGGTACAGGCGGTACGATCACCGGTGCCGGTCGACTATTAAAAGAACACTATCCGAACCTTAAGAACATTGCTGTCGAACCGGCGGACGCACCAGTGTTGTCCGGTGGCGAGAAAGGACCTCATAAAATCCAAGGCATTGGTGCCGGGTTTGTGCCGGGAATTTTGGATACGGAAATCTATGATGAAATTGCGACAGCAACAACCGAGCAGTCTTTTGAATACGCTCGACGTGCAGCTCGTGAAGAAGGTATTCTCGGTGGCATTTCTTCCGGCGCTGCGCTTTATGTAGCTTTGGAAGAAGCTAAAAAGCAAGGAAAAGGGAAGAAAGTCGTCGCCGTGATCCCATCTAACGGTGAACGCTATTTAAGTACACCCCTTTATCAGTTTGATGATGAGTAA
- a CDS encoding anthranilate synthase component II, with translation MIVVIDNYDSFTYNLVQYLGELGEECLVKRNDETSVKEIAEMQPHRLVISPGPCDPDQAGITLEAVRYFSGRIPVLGVCLGYQAIGQVFGGKVVRASRLMHGKTSRLMHDNQTLYKGIPQETEVMRYHSLTVESDSLPHCLERTAWTEEGELMGFRHCSHPTEGVQFHPESIMSEHGKEMLAQWLTSYTTLDLLGV, from the coding sequence ATGATAGTTGTGATTGATAATTATGATTCATTTACGTATAATCTCGTTCAATATTTGGGTGAACTAGGTGAAGAATGTTTGGTGAAGCGTAACGATGAAACGTCGGTGAAGGAGATCGCGGAGATGCAACCGCACCGGTTAGTGATATCGCCGGGGCCCTGTGATCCTGACCAAGCCGGAATCACACTGGAAGCGGTTCGGTATTTTAGCGGCCGGATTCCCGTTCTCGGCGTTTGCTTGGGGTATCAGGCTATTGGTCAAGTTTTCGGCGGCAAAGTCGTACGGGCGTCCCGGTTGATGCACGGAAAGACCTCCCGTTTGATGCATGATAATCAAACATTGTATAAAGGGATTCCTCAGGAAACGGAAGTCATGAGGTATCATTCTTTAACGGTGGAATCGGATTCTCTGCCTCATTGCCTGGAAAGAACGGCTTGGACGGAAGAAGGAGAACTGATGGGTTTTCGTCACTGTAGCCATCCGACGGAGGGCGTCCAATTTCACCCGGAATCGATCATGTCCGAACATGGAAAAGAGATGCTCGCCCAATGGTTGACTTCGTATACAACTCTTGATCTTTTGGGCGTTTAA
- the folP gene encoding dihydropteroate synthase, whose translation MGSKRLIHGDTWTLDFSKKTMVMGVLNVTPDSFSDGGFYRNVDQAVTRAREMTAEGADMIDIGGESTRPGFEPVSVEDELSRVLPVIRAVSNAVDVPISIDTYKAETARQAVGAGADMINDIWGVKYDKQMAVVAAEAQVPIILTHNREKPAYDDLIPEIIADLKESIDICTSAGVKHSNIIVDPGVGFGKSHEDNLETMRRLNEIVALGYPVLLGTSRKSIIAKTLNLPAHERVEGTGATVSLGIERGCDIVRVHDVKEMARTVQMMDAMLGKGKVGVPFG comes from the coding sequence ATGGGTAGCAAACGTTTAATTCATGGAGATACTTGGACACTCGATTTTTCCAAAAAAACAATGGTGATGGGTGTGTTAAATGTAACCCCCGATTCATTTTCCGATGGGGGTTTTTATCGTAATGTTGATCAGGCGGTGACAAGAGCTAGGGAAATGACGGCAGAGGGTGCTGATATGATTGATATCGGCGGTGAATCCACACGTCCCGGCTTTGAACCGGTGTCTGTGGAAGATGAACTTTCCCGGGTGTTGCCGGTGATTCGTGCTGTTTCTAACGCCGTTGATGTCCCGATTTCGATTGATACGTATAAAGCTGAAACGGCTAGACAGGCGGTAGGCGCAGGCGCTGATATGATTAATGACATTTGGGGCGTTAAATACGATAAGCAAATGGCAGTAGTTGCAGCGGAAGCCCAAGTGCCCATCATTCTGACGCATAATCGGGAAAAGCCGGCCTATGATGATCTTATTCCGGAGATTATTGCTGATTTGAAGGAAAGCATCGATATCTGTACATCCGCCGGGGTGAAACATTCCAACATCATTGTTGATCCCGGAGTTGGTTTCGGGAAATCACACGAGGATAATTTGGAAACGATGCGTCGTTTGAATGAAATTGTGGCGCTTGGCTATCCGGTTTTATTGGGGACATCCCGAAAATCAATCATAGCCAAAACGCTCAACCTCCCGGCTCATGAACGTGTAGAAGGCACCGGAGCGACGGTAAGCCTTGGCATTGAACGCGGTTGCGATATCGTGCGCGTGCATGACGTGAAAGAAATGGCACGAACGGTACAGATGATGGACGCCATGCTCGGAAAAGGAAAGGTTGGGGTCCCGTTTGGATAA
- the folB gene encoding dihydroneopterin aldolase: protein MDKVFVTGMTFYAYHGVFPEENKLGQRFTVDVVLEADLKEATDRDDIRKSVDYGEVYEVTKRVVEGQTYNLVESIAEEVAAQMLKVFSIVARTTVKVIKPDPPIPGHYDHVAIEIVRDR from the coding sequence TTGGATAAGGTGTTTGTGACAGGCATGACATTCTACGCGTACCACGGTGTTTTTCCGGAAGAAAATAAGCTCGGACAGCGTTTTACAGTAGATGTTGTATTGGAAGCTGATTTAAAGGAAGCAACCGACCGTGATGATATCAGGAAAAGCGTTGATTATGGAGAGGTATATGAAGTAACAAAACGAGTCGTGGAAGGGCAAACGTATAACTTGGTAGAATCGATTGCCGAAGAAGTAGCCGCACAAATGCTGAAGGTTTTTTCCATTGTGGCACGGACAACGGTGAAAGTAATAAAACCTGACCCTCCCATCCCCGGCCATTATGATCATGTTGCGATTGAAATTGTGAGGGATCGGTAA
- the folK gene encoding 2-amino-4-hydroxy-6-hydroxymethyldihydropteridine diphosphokinase, giving the protein MNTAYVALGSNMGDRAGYLQKALREMSHEQAIRIGLVSSIYETEPVGVESQPYFLNMAIAVKTDEPADGLLEKLQSIELRLDRVRNKERNGPRTMDLDILLFNDENMEKNGLCIPHPRMHERAFVLVPMAEIAPREVIPTDKQTIEHLLYSMPERLRKEVRLWKRQGQGEEFGLFEN; this is encoded by the coding sequence ATGAATACCGCTTATGTTGCCCTCGGCTCCAATATGGGGGACCGGGCCGGGTATCTGCAGAAAGCTCTAAGAGAAATGAGTCATGAGCAGGCGATCCGAATAGGCTTGGTGTCATCGATCTATGAAACCGAACCGGTAGGTGTTGAATCACAGCCTTATTTTCTTAATATGGCTATCGCGGTAAAAACCGATGAGCCCGCTGATGGTTTATTGGAAAAACTGCAATCGATCGAGTTACGGTTGGACCGCGTTCGGAACAAGGAACGAAACGGTCCGAGAACGATGGATCTTGACATTCTTTTATTTAACGATGAGAATATGGAGAAGAATGGGTTGTGCATCCCTCATCCGCGTATGCACGAGCGTGCTTTTGTGCTCGTTCCCATGGCAGAAATAGCTCCTCGAGAAGTAATTCCGACTGATAAACAAACGATCGAGCATCTTTTATATTCAATGCCGGAAAGACTTAGAAAGGAAGTCCGATTATGGAAACGACAAGGGCAGGGGGAAGAGTTCGGGCTTTTCGAAAATTGA
- a CDS encoding helix-turn-helix domain-containing protein produces the protein METTRAGGRVRAFRKLKGYTQQSFAKKMHMSVSVVGEIERGTRPAEEDFIKRASDLLDVSMEELLGENQFEDQSR, from the coding sequence ATGGAAACGACAAGGGCAGGGGGAAGAGTTCGGGCTTTTCGAAAATTGAAAGGCTATACCCAGCAAAGCTTTGCCAAGAAAATGCATATGTCCGTCTCTGTGGTCGGTGAAATCGAACGCGGAACAAGACCGGCGGAAGAAGATTTTATTAAACGTGCATCCGATCTTTTGGACGTTTCGATGGAAGAGTTGTTGGGTGAAAATCAATTTGAGGATCAAAGTCGGTGA
- the dusB gene encoding tRNA dihydrouridine synthase DusB, translated as MLQIGNIKMENQVVVAPMAGVSNPAFRLIAKEFGSGLVCAEMISDKAILHENEKSMRMLYVDEREKPLSLQIFGGSKESLVAAAQVVDQQTNANIIDINMGCPVPKVTKCDAGARWLLDPDKIYDMVDVVVRNVQKPVTVKMRTGWDDDHVYVLENARAVESAGGQAVSVHGRTRYQMYEGLADWDLIREVKETVNIPVIGNGDVNTPQDAKRLLEETGVDGVMIGRAALGNPWMLYRTVKYLEDGSLPDEPNAKEKIDVCMLHMDRLIDLKGEKIAVREMRKHAGWYLKGMRGNGKVRGKINELDHRDEVADVLYRFVEDLEEVAAVQ; from the coding sequence ATGTTACAAATCGGAAATATTAAAATGGAAAACCAAGTGGTTGTTGCGCCTATGGCCGGTGTAAGCAACCCCGCGTTTCGTTTAATTGCCAAGGAGTTTGGTTCCGGCCTTGTTTGTGCCGAAATGATCAGCGACAAGGCTATTTTACATGAGAATGAAAAATCCATGAGAATGCTATATGTGGATGAACGGGAAAAACCCCTCAGCTTGCAAATTTTCGGGGGGAGCAAAGAATCGCTCGTTGCCGCTGCTCAAGTGGTTGATCAGCAAACGAACGCAAATATTATCGATATTAATATGGGCTGCCCGGTTCCGAAAGTGACGAAATGCGATGCCGGGGCACGCTGGTTGCTCGATCCTGATAAAATTTATGATATGGTCGACGTGGTCGTCCGCAATGTACAAAAACCGGTGACCGTGAAGATGAGGACCGGCTGGGACGACGATCATGTTTATGTGCTTGAAAACGCGCGGGCGGTGGAGTCGGCAGGAGGTCAAGCAGTTTCGGTGCATGGCCGGACGCGCTATCAAATGTATGAAGGTTTGGCGGATTGGGACCTTATTCGGGAAGTGAAAGAGACGGTGAACATTCCCGTAATCGGAAATGGGGATGTCAATACCCCTCAAGATGCCAAACGTTTGCTTGAGGAAACTGGTGTTGATGGCGTGATGATTGGACGTGCAGCATTAGGCAATCCGTGGATGTTATACCGTACGGTGAAATATTTGGAAGATGGCTCGTTACCCGATGAACCTAACGCCAAAGAAAAAATAGACGTCTGTATGCTTCATATGGATCGTTTGATTGATTTAAAAGGCGAAAAGATTGCGGTTCGTGAAATGAGAAAACATGCAGGATGGTATTTGAAAGGGATGCGCGGCAATGGAAAAGTGCGGGGCAAGATTAATGAACTCGACCATAGAGATGAAGTGGCAGATGTCTTGTACCGATTTGTCGAGGACTTGGAAGAAGTGGCCGCTGTGCAATAG
- the lysS gene encoding lysine--tRNA ligase has product MTKDNQQNDQMLVRLEKLQQLQAQGYNPFGLRFDRTHTAEAMHESYGEYSKDELEEKEGEEAIAVAGRLMTKRGKGKAGFAHIQDLSGQIQLYVRKDAVGEDQYERFQSCDIGDIVAVEGAAFKTKVGELSVKANDFHLLTKSLRPLPDKHHGLKDIEHRYRQRYLDLIVNPDVQETFIKRGRILQSMRRYLDAQGFLEVETPMMHQIPGGASARPFVTHHNALDIDLYMRIAIELHLKRLIVGGLEKVYEIGRVFRNEGVSTRHNPEFTMIELYEAYADFRDIMSLTENLIAHITKDIHGEMQVQYGDETIDLSPSWRRVHMADLIKEETGVNFWAEMSDGEAHQLAKEHRVQVDNHMTFGHIVNEFFEQLVEEKLVQPTFVYGHPVAISPLARQNAEDPRFTDRFELFIVGREHANAFTELNDPVDQRKRFEEQVKARERGDDEAQMMDEDFLEALEYGMPPTGGLGIGIDRLVMLLTNSSSIRDVLLFPQMKAKD; this is encoded by the coding sequence ATGACAAAGGACAATCAGCAAAATGATCAAATGCTAGTGCGTCTTGAAAAATTGCAACAGTTGCAAGCACAAGGGTATAATCCGTTTGGTTTACGTTTCGATCGCACCCATACAGCTGAAGCGATGCACGAGTCCTATGGCGAATACAGCAAAGATGAATTGGAAGAAAAAGAAGGGGAAGAGGCGATAGCTGTTGCCGGTCGCTTGATGACCAAGCGCGGAAAAGGGAAAGCCGGTTTTGCCCACATTCAGGATCTCAGCGGTCAAATACAATTGTACGTCCGCAAGGATGCCGTCGGCGAAGACCAGTACGAGCGATTTCAGTCCTGTGATATCGGTGATATTGTCGCTGTTGAGGGAGCCGCTTTCAAAACGAAGGTTGGAGAATTATCCGTTAAGGCTAATGATTTTCATCTGCTTACAAAATCATTGCGTCCGCTCCCGGACAAACACCACGGATTAAAGGATATCGAACATCGTTACCGACAACGTTACCTTGACCTTATCGTAAACCCGGACGTTCAGGAAACGTTCATCAAACGAGGGCGAATTTTACAATCGATGCGCCGCTATTTGGACGCTCAAGGTTTTCTTGAAGTTGAAACGCCGATGATGCACCAAATCCCCGGCGGAGCCTCTGCTCGTCCATTTGTCACACATCATAACGCATTGGACATTGATCTTTATATGCGAATCGCGATTGAACTTCATTTGAAACGTTTAATTGTCGGCGGCCTTGAAAAAGTGTATGAGATCGGGCGTGTATTTCGAAATGAAGGTGTCTCGACAAGACACAATCCTGAATTCACGATGATTGAATTATACGAGGCTTATGCTGATTTCCGGGATATCATGTCCTTAACGGAAAATTTGATCGCTCATATCACGAAAGATATCCATGGGGAAATGCAGGTGCAATATGGCGATGAAACGATTGATCTTTCTCCCTCATGGCGCCGCGTCCACATGGCAGATTTGATAAAAGAAGAAACAGGTGTGAATTTCTGGGCAGAAATGAGCGATGGGGAAGCCCATCAACTTGCGAAAGAGCATCGCGTCCAAGTGGACAATCATATGACATTTGGTCATATCGTAAATGAGTTCTTTGAGCAACTCGTGGAAGAGAAGCTCGTGCAGCCTACATTCGTTTATGGCCACCCGGTAGCCATCTCTCCGTTGGCACGTCAGAATGCAGAAGACCCCCGTTTTACGGACCGGTTTGAATTGTTTATCGTTGGACGGGAACATGCCAATGCCTTTACGGAATTAAACGACCCTGTAGATCAACGAAAAAGGTTTGAAGAACAGGTCAAAGCGCGAGAACGCGGAGATGACGAAGCGCAAATGATGGACGAGGACTTTTTGGAAGCATTGGAATACGGGATGCCCCCTACGGGTGGATTAGGGATCGGTATTGATCGCCTCGTCATGTTGCTGACAAATTCCTCGTCGATCCGCGATGTACTTTTGTTCCCGCAAATGAAAGCCAAGGATTAA
- a CDS encoding CtsR family transcriptional regulator, which yields MGNNISDVIENYIKSILTDEKQNLIEIKRSELAKHFECVPSQINYVIRTRFTVEKGYLVESKRGGGGYIRITKVRHADHQELCDQLIDHIGRTIDQRTGKSVVLRLLEEGAISKREGNMMLAAIEREVIALPVPAHRDTIRANVLKAMLTSLKYKT from the coding sequence ATGGGGAATAACATTTCTGATGTCATTGAAAATTATATAAAATCGATTTTGACCGATGAAAAACAGAATTTAATTGAAATAAAAAGAAGTGAACTTGCCAAGCACTTTGAATGTGTACCGTCGCAAATTAACTATGTGATTCGTACCAGATTTACCGTTGAAAAAGGCTATTTAGTTGAAAGTAAACGTGGAGGCGGCGGTTATATTCGAATTACGAAAGTACGGCATGCGGATCATCAGGAATTATGTGATCAATTAATTGACCACATCGGGAGGACCATTGATCAAAGGACGGGAAAAAGTGTTGTTCTTCGCTTATTGGAAGAGGGGGCCATCAGCAAGCGAGAAGGGAATATGATGCTCGCGGCGATCGAACGAGAGGTTATCGCTCTTCCGGTTCCTGCTCACCGAGATACGATCAGGGCTAATGTTTTGAAAGCAATGCTTACGAGTTTAAAGTATAAGACTTAA
- a CDS encoding UvrB/UvrC motif-containing protein yields the protein MQCQECNQRQATLHFTKIVNAKKTEMHLCEMCAKEKGDEFAGSNSYSIHDLLSGLLNVDPSTGSGEGYSQQVGQAYTLQCPKCSMHYKDFINNSRFGCSYCYEAFSAKLDPILKRVHGGNHTHTGKIPKRQGGRLKLKREISSLKTKMQTHIDREEFEHAAEVRDKIRELQEAKEKEEGL from the coding sequence GTGCAGTGTCAGGAATGTAATCAACGACAGGCAACCCTGCATTTCACGAAGATTGTTAATGCGAAAAAAACAGAGATGCATTTATGCGAAATGTGTGCTAAAGAAAAAGGTGATGAATTCGCGGGTTCAAATAGTTATTCCATTCATGACCTCCTGTCGGGTTTGTTGAATGTAGACCCAAGCACGGGGAGCGGCGAAGGTTATTCCCAGCAGGTGGGGCAGGCATACACCTTGCAATGTCCTAAGTGCAGCATGCATTATAAAGATTTTATAAACAACAGCCGTTTTGGTTGTTCTTACTGTTATGAAGCGTTTAGTGCCAAGCTTGACCCGATTCTTAAACGTGTGCATGGAGGAAATCATACACACACCGGAAAAATTCCGAAGCGTCAGGGCGGCCGACTAAAGTTGAAAAGAGAAATATCCTCATTAAAAACGAAAATGCAAACGCACATCGATCGTGAAGAATTTGAACACGCGGCCGAGGTTCGCGATAAAATTCGGGAACTGCAGGAAGCCAAAGAGAAGGAGGAGGGGCTATAA
- a CDS encoding protein arginine kinase, with the protein MSLEQFISNAISPWMKDPGPDDDIVMSTRIRLARNLEDYPFPSSTSQEAARALYKHVYEQLSRTSNEKVGKLIWLPMDGLSKIEKTVLVEKHLTSPQLAEESEQGAVVLNNDETISMMVNEEDHLRIQCLSPGFQLSEGYEAADELDDWIESHVTYAFDEKKGYLTSCPTNVGTGMRASVMMHLPALVTTQQLNRILPAVSQLGFVVRGIYGEGSEARGNLFQISNQMTLGKSEEDIIEELRGVVLQLIERERNTRRELLKHNQLQLSDQVHRSYGILANSRIIESKEAANHLSTLRLGIDLDLIRGIEGNILNELMVLIQPAFLQQFAEQGLTADGRDERRATLIRERLKLETIQDGGGET; encoded by the coding sequence ATGTCTTTGGAGCAATTCATCTCTAACGCAATCAGTCCGTGGATGAAAGATCCCGGCCCTGACGATGACATTGTGATGAGTACCCGCATTCGGTTAGCTCGTAACCTTGAAGATTACCCCTTCCCTTCTTCCACATCCCAGGAGGCGGCGAGGGCACTCTACAAACATGTTTATGAACAGTTGTCCCGAACAAGCAATGAAAAGGTCGGGAAATTGATATGGTTACCGATGGATGGGCTTTCAAAAATTGAAAAGACGGTTCTTGTCGAAAAGCATTTAACGAGCCCACAGCTTGCTGAAGAATCTGAGCAAGGTGCTGTTGTATTGAATAACGATGAAACGATCAGTATGATGGTAAATGAGGAAGACCATTTAAGAATCCAATGTTTATCTCCCGGCTTTCAATTATCCGAAGGCTATGAAGCTGCAGATGAGCTTGATGATTGGATTGAATCCCATGTAACCTATGCATTTGATGAAAAAAAAGGATATTTAACGAGTTGCCCCACAAATGTGGGCACAGGTATGCGAGCTTCGGTTATGATGCATTTGCCCGCGCTTGTCACAACGCAGCAATTAAATCGAATTTTGCCTGCCGTTAGTCAGTTGGGATTTGTTGTTAGAGGAATTTACGGAGAAGGCAGCGAAGCTAGAGGGAACCTGTTCCAAATTTCTAATCAGATGACGTTGGGCAAATCAGAAGAGGATATTATCGAGGAATTGCGCGGCGTGGTGCTCCAACTGATCGAAAGGGAGCGAAACACCCGGCGGGAATTGCTGAAGCACAATCAATTACAGCTTTCTGACCAGGTTCATCGGTCCTATGGTATTTTGGCAAACAGTCGCATCATAGAATCGAAGGAAGCCGCTAATCACCTGTCCACGCTTCGGCTAGGGATTGATTTGGATTTAATCCGAGGCATAGAGGGTAATATTCTTAATGAGTTGATGGTTTTAATTCAGCCTGCGTTTTTACAACAGTTTGCAGAACAGGGATTAACGGCGGATGGCCGAGATGAGCGTCGGGCAACGTTAATTCGCGAAAGATTGAAGCTTGAAACTATACAAGACGGAGGTGGCGAAACATGA